AGACCCTCTTCACCTGGTACTCGCTGCGCGACCTCGGAGACGCGGCGGGCCAGGGCGACGGTCCGGGCGAGGTCGTCGCCATCAACCGGGCCGACCTGCTCACCAAGTACCTGAACGACTACCGCTTCTTCCTGCAGAAGATCGGCACCTCGCCGGACATGATCGACCTCGAGCCCGACTTCTGGGGCTTCGCCCGGTCGCTCGGCAACCTGCACCAGGTGCCCGCGCAGGTCAAGGCGGCGAACCCGACGGACTGCGGGTCGCAGGAGAACAGCGCCTCCGGCCTGGCCCAGTGCCTGATCTCGATGGCGCACAAGTACGCGCCGAACGCCGGCGTGGGGCTGCACCTGTCCTGCTTCGACTGGCAGCAGAACACGCCGCAGTGCGCCAAGGATTACGCGGACCTCGGGGCGAAGAACGCCGACTTCCTGGTCTCCGACGTGACGGACCGCGACGCGGGCTGGTACGCGCTGCCCGCGCACGGCAGCAAGGACACCTACTGGAACGACCAGAAGGCCAATGCCGCGCTCGGGTTCTACAAGACGATGGCCGAGGCGGTGGGCAAGCCGGTGGTCCTGTGGCAGGTCCCCCTGGGCAACATGGCGCAGAACAACACGCCCGGCCACTACAAGGACGACAAGGTCGACTGGTTCTTCTCGCACCTGAACCAGGTGGCGGACGCGCACGTCGCCGCTCTCCTGTTCGGCGCCGGCTGGTCGGAACAGACCACGCCCGAGACCGACGGCGGAAACCTGGTCAACAAGACGATCGCGTACCGCAACTCGGGTGGCACGCCGCTCAAGTAGGCACCCGCAGCCGGTCGGTCGGCCGCCTCTGAGACGGAGCCACGCCCCGTCTCAGAGGCGGCCGGCTGCTTTGAGGGCGAGGTAGGTGTCGGCGAGAGCCGGGGGGAGGGCGGCTGGCGGGGCGTCCAGGACGGTGATGCCGCGGCGGGTGAGGCGGGCGGCGGTGCGGGTCCGGTCGGCGCGGGTCTGTTCGGCGGCGGCGGCGCCGTAGATGTCCTGGACGGTGCCGCGGGTGGCGGCGAGTTCGTCCAGGCGGGGGTCGGCGACCGAGGCCAGGACGACCTCGTGGCGCTTGGTGAGCAGCGGGAGTTGGGGGAGCAGTCCCTCCTCGATCGGGTCGGCGTCGAGGCCGGTGAGCAGCACGATCAGGGAACGGTGCGGGGCCAGCCGGAGGGTGGCCGAGGTGAGGGCGCGCAGGTCGGTCTGGACCAGGGCGGGTTCGAGGGTGGCCATCGCGTTGGTGAACGCGGGCAGCACCTCGGATGCCGACCGGCCGAGGACGGTGCGGCGGGCGTGCAGGTCGTGGGCGAGCAGGTCCACCCGGTCGCCCGCCTTGGTGGCGAGGGCCGCCAGCAGCAGGGCGGCGTCCAGGGCAGCGTCCAGCCGGGGGGCGTCGCCGACCCGGCCGGCCGAGGTGCGGCCGGTGTCGAGGACAATCAGTACGTGCCGGTCGCGTTCCGGGCGCCAGGTGCGGACGGCGACGGTGTTGCGGCGGGCGCTGGCGCGCCAGTCGATGGAGCGGACGTCGTCGCCGGGCAGGTACTCGCGCAGGGAGTCGAACTCGGTGCCCTGACCCCGGCTCAGCAGTGAGGTCCGGCCGTCCAGTTCGCGCAGCCTGGCCAGTCGGGACGGCAGGTGCTTGCGGCTGGTGAACGGGGGCAACGCCCGTACGGTCCAGGGGACTTGGTGAGATCCCTGGCGGGCGGCCAGGCCGAGCGGGCCGAGCGAGCGGACGGTGACCCGGTGGGCGTGGTGGTCGCCGCGGCGGGTGGGGGCGAGCGAGGTGGTGAGGCGGCGGCGTTCGCCGGCCGGGACGGTGAGGGTGTGCCGGGAGCCGGGTACGGCGGTGCCGGGGGCCCAGGCGGACGGGGCCCAGGCGTCGCGGAGCCGGGCCCGCAGGGGCCGCCGGGACGGGTTGGTGACGGACAGTTCGACGTCCACCGGGTCGCCGAGCCGGACCGTCGTGGCGCCGCCCCGTTCGAACCGCAGGGCGCGGACCGGGGCGGCGAGCACGAGATCGGTCAGCACGGCGAGCAGGAGCGGGAGGCCGACCGCGCCGATCCCGGCCCAGGAGGGCAGCAGGAGGCCCACGACCAGCGCGCCGAGCGCGGCGATGAGGGCGGTTCGGCCGGTCAGGGCCATCGGGGTGCTCCTAGGGCAGTGCGACGGGGCCGGGTGTCAGGGGCCGGGTGACGGTGGGTCAGCGCGGGGCCGGGGTCTGGGTCAGGACGGCCTGGATCACCGAGTCGGCGGTGACGCCCTCCATCTCGGCCTCGGCGCGGAGCTGGACCCGGTGCCGCAGGGTGGGCAGGGCGAGGGCCTTGACGTCGTCGGGGGTGACGTAGTCGCGGCCGGCCAGCCAGGCCCAGGCGCGGGAGGTGCCGAGCAGGGCGGTGGCACCGCGTGGGGAGACGCCGATGGAGAGCGACGGGGACTGCCGGGTGGCCCGGCAGAGGTCGACGATGTAGGCGAGCACCTCGGGGGAGACGGTGAGCTTGGCGATCTCGGCGCGGGCGGCGGCCAGGTCGGCCGGTCCGGCCACCGGGCGGACCCCGGCGGCGGCCAGGTCGCGCGGGTCGAAGCCGGCGGCGTGCCGGGCGAGCACCTGGAACTCCTGCTCGCGGGTCGGCAGCGGGAGGATCAACTTGAGCAGGAAGCGGTCGAGTTGGGCCTCGGGGAGCGGGTAGGTGCCCTCGTACTCGACCGGGTTCTGGGTGGCGGCGACCAGGAACGGGTCGGGCAGCTTGCGGGGCTCGCCGTCGACGGTGACCTGGCGCTCCTCCATCGCCTCCAGCAGCGAGGCCTGGGTCTTCGGAGGGGTGCGGTTGATCTCGTCGGCGAGCAGCAGGTTGGTGAAGACCGGTCCTGGCTGGAAGGAGAACTCGGCGGTCCTGGCGTCGTAGACCAGCGAGCCTGTGACGTCACCGGGCATCAGGTCCGGGGTGAACTGGATGCGCTTGGTCTCCAGGCTGAGTGCGGCGGAGAGGGTGCGGACCAGCAGGGTCTTGGCGACGCCGGGAACGCCTTCGAGCAGCACGTGGCCGCCGCAGAGCAGGGCGACCACCAGGCCGGTGACGGCGGCGTCCTGGCCGACCACGGCCTTGGCGATCTCGGTGCGCAGCGCGGTGAGCGCGGCCCGGGCGTCGGAGGCGGGAATGTCGGCAACCTCCGCGGCGGGTGCGTCAACCGGGGCATCCGCGACCGGGGTCGCGTCGGTCTTGGTGAGGGGAGTGGGGGCGGCCTGCTCGGTCACGGCTGTCGTACCTGCCTTTCCAGGGCATCGAGTTGGTCGGTCAGCCGCAGCAGCGCGGCGTCGTCGGTGGGTGCGGCGCCGTACAGCAGCGCGTGCAGGTCGGTGGCGGGCTGCTGGACGCGGTCGGCGACGGCGGCGCACAGGGCGGCCGGGTCGGGTTCGCCGGTGCTGAGCGGGATGCCCAGGGCGGTGGCGATCCGGTGCCGGGCGGCCCGGCGCAGGGCGTCGGCGGCCCGGCCGCGGGCCTTCGACCGGTGGTAGAGCCTGGCCCTGCCCTCGGTGGTCTCGGCGGCGCGGACCACGACGGGCAGCTCCTCGGTGACCACCGGGCCCAGTCGGCGGGCCCGCCAGAGGGCGGTGAGCAGGGCGGCGATGCCGAGTTGCAGTGCGGCCCAGTTCCAGCCGGCCGGGATGAAGTCGGCCAGGCTCTTGGACTGCTCGACGGTCGACATGTTGCTGTAGTCCGGGAGGTACCAGACCAGTTGGCGGCGGGAGCCGAGCAGGCCGAGGGCGAGCGAGGCGTTGCCCTCCTCGTCCAGCCGGTCGTTGGTGAGAGCCCAGGCGCTGCCGAGCACGACGATCTCGCGGGAGCCCGGGTCGGTGTGTCGGACCAACGACGGGTGGCCGTCGACGGCGTAGCAGCCGACGTCGCCGTTGCCGGGTTCGTAGAGCGTGCCGCCGAGTTCGGCCCGGCCGGCCCGGGTGGCTTCGGGGAGCGAGCAGCCGGGGTCGACGGCGATCGGGTCCTCGTACAGCGGGCCACGGGCGGTGTCGGGGACTCGCTTGATGTCGGGGGTGATCGCGGCGAGCGCGTTGTTGTCCGGGCCGATCAGCACCAACCGGCTGTCGCTGCCTCGGTGTTGACGGCCGAGCAGGACGAGCTGACGGGACGGCATCGGGGCGGTGAAGGGGACGACCACGGTGCTGCCGGGCTCGGCGAGGGCGGCAGTGAGCTCGTCCTCGGTGGAGACCGTACGGGTCGTCAGGCCGCGTTCCTCCAGCAGGTGGAGGGCGGCCCGGGTGCCCTGCGGGTCGGTGTCGCGCGGGTCCAGCGGCGGGTACTCACGGTGTCCGCCGAGGCCGGAGATCAGCAGGGCGACCAGCAGGACGAAGGCCGCGGCGGCCAGGAACCACCGGCTGCGGCGCCAGAGTTGGGCCCAGCCGGGGAAGACGTCGACCGGGGTGGGGGCCGGGGTGGAGGTGGTCATCCGGCGGCTCCGGTCAGGGTCGGCCGGGCAGTGCCGACCGCCCGGTCGAGGTCCAGCAGCGAGTGGTACGCCGCCTGGTCGGCGGCGTGCTCGCCGTAGACCACGTCGTCGAAGGTGCGGGCGGCCCGGCGGAGCGCGTCGGCGTGCTCGGGCAGCACCCGTCCGGCTTCGGCGGCGGCCTCGTCGGCGGTCCGGCCGGGGCGGACGTCCAGCAGTGTGCGCTCCTCCAACCCCCGGATCAGGGCGCGTAGTTGCTCGCGTACGGCGTCGTCCCAGGCGCCCGCCGCGGCGTGCGCGGCGGCAGCTGCGCGGTGGTCCGCGGCGGTGGCGGGGCCCGCGCTGTCGAAGAGGGTGGCGGCGGTTCTGACGGTCCGTCGGGGCAGGCCGAACCGCCACCACAGGGCGGCCGCCAGCAGTGCGGCGACCAGCAGGAAGAGCACGGTGGCGGTCATCCCGCCGCCGTGCAGGCCGATCGTGCCGAAGGCCCGGTCGATCTGTTCGAAGATCCAGTCCTTGATGCGCTGCAGCAGGCTCGGGTCGTGCCGGTGGTAGGCCGGGTTCAGCAGTTCGGCACGGGCGGCGTCCCGGGCCGGGTCACGCCCGTCGGTGACCGGAGCTCCGTCGAGCGGGACCCATTCCCCCCAGTTGGGCATGCGGTCAGGTCCCCTGCGGCCCGTACTGGGCGGGGATGCCGGCGGCCCGGGTGAGCTCGATGTCCAGGCCCTCGCGGCGGATCCGGCGGTCGACGTAGAGCAGCACGTTGACGGCGGCCAGCACCGGGACGGTGAGGGTGGAGGCCAGGATCGCGCCGATCGAGACGAT
This genomic interval from Kitasatospora gansuensis contains the following:
- a CDS encoding AAA family ATPase, with amino-acid sequence MPASDARAALTALRTEIAKAVVGQDAAVTGLVVALLCGGHVLLEGVPGVAKTLLVRTLSAALSLETKRIQFTPDLMPGDVTGSLVYDARTAEFSFQPGPVFTNLLLADEINRTPPKTQASLLEAMEERQVTVDGEPRKLPDPFLVAATQNPVEYEGTYPLPEAQLDRFLLKLILPLPTREQEFQVLARHAAGFDPRDLAAAGVRPVAGPADLAAARAEIAKLTVSPEVLAYIVDLCRATRQSPSLSIGVSPRGATALLGTSRAWAWLAGRDYVTPDDVKALALPTLRHRVQLRAEAEMEGVTADSVIQAVLTQTPAPR
- a CDS encoding DUF4350 domain-containing protein, which codes for MTTSTPAPTPVDVFPGWAQLWRRSRWFLAAAAFVLLVALLISGLGGHREYPPLDPRDTDPQGTRAALHLLEERGLTTRTVSTEDELTAALAEPGSTVVVPFTAPMPSRQLVLLGRQHRGSDSRLVLIGPDNNALAAITPDIKRVPDTARGPLYEDPIAVDPGCSLPEATRAGRAELGGTLYEPGNGDVGCYAVDGHPSLVRHTDPGSREIVVLGSAWALTNDRLDEEGNASLALGLLGSRRQLVWYLPDYSNMSTVEQSKSLADFIPAGWNWAALQLGIAALLTALWRARRLGPVVTEELPVVVRAAETTEGRARLYHRSKARGRAADALRRAARHRIATALGIPLSTGEPDPAALCAAVADRVQQPATDLHALLYGAAPTDDAALLRLTDQLDALERQVRQP
- a CDS encoding DUF58 domain-containing protein; the encoded protein is MALTGRTALIAALGALVVGLLLPSWAGIGAVGLPLLLAVLTDLVLAAPVRALRFERGGATTVRLGDPVDVELSVTNPSRRPLRARLRDAWAPSAWAPGTAVPGSRHTLTVPAGERRRLTTSLAPTRRGDHHAHRVTVRSLGPLGLAARQGSHQVPWTVRALPPFTSRKHLPSRLARLRELDGRTSLLSRGQGTEFDSLREYLPGDDVRSIDWRASARRNTVAVRTWRPERDRHVLIVLDTGRTSAGRVGDAPRLDAALDAALLLAALATKAGDRVDLLAHDLHARRTVLGRSASEVLPAFTNAMATLEPALVQTDLRALTSATLRLAPHRSLIVLLTGLDADPIEEGLLPQLPLLTKRHEVVLASVADPRLDELAATRGTVQDIYGAAAAEQTRADRTRTAARLTRRGITVLDAPPAALPPALADTYLALKAAGRL
- a CDS encoding DUF4129 domain-containing protein, with the protein product MPNWGEWVPLDGAPVTDGRDPARDAARAELLNPAYHRHDPSLLQRIKDWIFEQIDRAFGTIGLHGGGMTATVLFLLVAALLAAALWWRFGLPRRTVRTAATLFDSAGPATAADHRAAAAAHAAAGAWDDAVREQLRALIRGLEERTLLDVRPGRTADEAAAEAGRVLPEHADALRRAARTFDDVVYGEHAADQAAYHSLLDLDRAVGTARPTLTGAAG